One genomic region from Paroceanicella profunda encodes:
- a CDS encoding ABC transporter permease: MEPRPRSFYVLGAIFALFVLFLYGPTITIAILSFQGPQGGLTFPMNGVSLHWFADLFEQQAVGDIWGSFGRSLVLGLMVMVVTVVVSVMGGLAFRKKFRGSGVLFLLIVTSLIIPSILVSLGVGLIFNIAGLNVHWSTSGFGAQLTWTLPFGLLIMFAVFNRFDASFEEAARDQGATPWQTIRHVVLPIIAPSLIGVALFGFTLSYDEFARTLLTAGSYNTLPLEIFGMTTNVTSPVLYALGTLTTLFSLAIIGVFLGGAFIAQRRRARRASDAGKGMV, from the coding sequence ATGGAACCGCGCCCGCGCTCCTTCTACGTCCTCGGCGCGATCTTCGCGCTGTTCGTGCTGTTCCTCTACGGGCCGACGATCACCATCGCCATCCTGAGCTTCCAGGGGCCGCAGGGTGGGCTCACCTTCCCGATGAACGGCGTCTCGCTGCACTGGTTCGCGGACCTGTTCGAGCAGCAGGCGGTGGGCGACATCTGGGGCAGCTTCGGGCGCAGCCTGGTGCTGGGGCTCATGGTGATGGTGGTGACCGTGGTGGTCTCCGTGATGGGCGGGCTCGCCTTTCGCAAGAAGTTCCGCGGCTCGGGCGTCCTGTTCCTGCTCATCGTCACCTCGCTGATCATTCCCTCCATCCTGGTGTCGCTGGGGGTGGGGCTGATCTTCAACATCGCCGGGCTGAACGTGCACTGGTCCACCTCCGGCTTCGGCGCCCAGCTCACCTGGACCCTGCCCTTCGGCCTGCTGATCATGTTCGCGGTGTTCAACCGGTTCGACGCCTCCTTCGAGGAGGCCGCGCGCGACCAGGGCGCCACGCCCTGGCAGACCATCCGCCACGTGGTGCTGCCGATCATCGCGCCCTCGCTGATCGGCGTGGCGCTGTTCGGCTTCACGCTGTCCTACGACGAATTCGCCCGCACCCTGCTCACCGCCGGCAGCTACAACACCCTGCCGCTGGAGATCTTCGGCATGACGACCAATGTCACTTCGCCGGTGCTCTACGCGCTCGGCACGCTCACCACGCTGTTCTCGCTCGCCATCATCGGCGTGTTCCTGGGCGGCGCCTTCATCGCGCAGCGGCGCCGGGCCCGGCGGGCCTCGGACGCCGGCAAGGGCATGGTCTGA
- a CDS encoding sugar phosphate isomerase/epimerase family protein, giving the protein MTDHTLPLLGVCLPTDALETYGDWIIADQRDLEIQDFFSADLLEGDWRGTAAKTKRLLAGYTGRLGIHGPFWGFSIGTMDADIRAVVQKRLGQGLDACEEIGATQMVVHSPFTTWDYTNRHHLPGQYRTADNARATLEPLLPRAEALGVTLVIENIEDRDPAERVALAESLASPSVRVSLDTGHANIAHHQHSAPPVDHHVLAAGSLLEHVHIQDTDGYADRHWRPGMGNILWGSLFAALARIDAKPRLNLELRDKAEVPAAVAYLEALGLAR; this is encoded by the coding sequence ATGACCGACCACACCCTGCCCCTGCTCGGCGTCTGCCTGCCCACCGACGCGCTCGAAACCTACGGCGACTGGATCATCGCCGACCAGCGCGACCTCGAGATCCAGGATTTCTTCAGCGCCGACCTGCTGGAAGGCGATTGGCGCGGCACCGCGGCGAAGACGAAACGGCTGCTCGCCGGCTACACCGGGCGCCTCGGCATCCACGGGCCGTTCTGGGGCTTCTCCATCGGCACGATGGACGCGGACATCCGCGCGGTGGTGCAGAAGCGCCTCGGCCAGGGGCTCGACGCCTGCGAGGAGATCGGCGCCACCCAGATGGTGGTGCACAGCCCCTTCACCACCTGGGACTACACCAACCGCCACCACCTGCCCGGCCAGTACCGCACCGCCGACAATGCCCGCGCCACGCTGGAGCCGCTGCTGCCGCGGGCCGAGGCGCTCGGCGTCACGCTGGTGATCGAGAACATCGAAGACCGTGACCCGGCCGAGCGCGTGGCGCTGGCCGAGAGCCTCGCCAGCCCCTCGGTGCGCGTGTCGCTCGACACGGGCCACGCCAACATCGCCCATCACCAGCACAGCGCGCCGCCGGTGGACCACCACGTGCTCGCGGCGGGCTCCCTGCTCGAGCACGTGCACATCCAGGACACCGACGGCTACGCCGACCGGCACTGGCGCCCGGGCATGGGCAACATCCTCTGGGGCTCGCTCTTCGCCGCCCTCGCGCGCATCGACGCGAAGCCCCGGCTGAACCTGGAGCTGCGCGACAAGGCCGAGGTGCCCGCCGCCGTGGCCTATCTCGAAGCGCTCGGCCTCGCGCGCTGA
- a CDS encoding ABC transporter permease encodes MSDIEITAPATAPARATGLYRVPEAVTAWALASPLVLVLGFFLVLPVITIVVVSFWGSTEWSFYPAFLWDNYQFLLTSPVTLSVYLNTLMYTVLTWVFTLAIGFTVAYFLAFHVRTQTWQIALFLLCTIPFWTSNIIRMISWIPFLGRNGIANSVLLDLGIVSEPVEWLLFSDFAVVLAFVHLYTLFMVVPIFNTMMRIDKSLIEAARDAGATGGQILWNVIIPLTKPGIMIGSIFVVTLVMGDFITVRFMSGGQSASVGRMISNEIALLQYPAAAADAVILLLTVLIMISAMLRFVDIRKEL; translated from the coding sequence ATGAGCGACATCGAGATCACCGCGCCCGCAACGGCCCCCGCCCGGGCCACCGGGCTCTACCGCGTCCCCGAGGCGGTCACCGCCTGGGCGCTCGCCTCGCCGCTGGTGCTGGTGCTGGGCTTCTTCCTGGTGCTGCCGGTGATCACCATCGTGGTGGTGAGCTTCTGGGGTTCCACCGAGTGGTCCTTCTACCCCGCCTTCCTGTGGGACAATTACCAGTTCCTGCTCACCTCGCCGGTGACGCTCTCGGTCTATCTCAACACGCTGATGTACACGGTGCTCACCTGGGTGTTCACCTTGGCGATCGGCTTCACGGTGGCCTATTTCCTCGCCTTCCACGTGCGCACCCAGACCTGGCAGATCGCGCTCTTCCTGCTCTGCACCATCCCGTTCTGGACCTCGAACATCATCCGGATGATCTCCTGGATCCCGTTCCTGGGCCGCAACGGCATCGCGAACTCGGTGCTGCTCGATCTCGGGATCGTCTCGGAGCCGGTGGAATGGCTGCTGTTCTCCGACTTCGCCGTGGTGCTCGCCTTCGTGCATCTCTACACGCTCTTCATGGTGGTGCCGATCTTCAACACCATGATGCGCATCGACAAATCCCTGATCGAGGCGGCGCGGGACGCGGGCGCCACCGGCGGCCAGATCCTGTGGAACGTGATCATACCGCTCACCAAGCCCGGCATCATGATCGGCTCGATCTTCGTGGTCACGCTGGTGATGGGCGACTTCATCACCGTGCGCTTCATGTCCGGCGGCCAGTCCGCCTCGGTGGGGCGGATGATCTCCAACGAGATCGCGCTGCTGCAATACCCCGCCGCCGCCGCCGACGCGGTGATCCTGCTGCTCACCGTCCTCATCATGATCTCGGCGATGCTGCGCTTCGTCGACATCCGCAAGGAGCTCTGA
- a CDS encoding alkaline phosphatase family protein, producing the protein MDVTGARRAVIVVFDGLRPDMVTPELMPELAGFAAGAAWFREARSVFPSYTRVATTSIATGSWPRRHGIVGNQFHQPGLIAGGPLDTSNYAHLEAAAVAWPGGAVGVEDLGTSLARAGKRLSIVHCGSAGSAFLLNSRVLENGHWTFSIHGEAHTRTPGAVRASVARHGPLPGPELPKIGAVERAAQVVCDTVLAEQAPDVAIVWFPEPDTSFHYCRIGSEDSRRALAACDTAFARIRAALGPDTLLIAMSDHGQITVDREVDLGAALRAAGFRASDRPGEGDVFGYTRGAAGELRLLSDRPDPAAVSDLAAWAMEQDWLGLLFSRDGLPGTLPLAAVMGDHPRAPDLVYACRSDRTPDPDGLPGRGAFTGGVPLMGGMHGGLNRHELTTLLALSGPGITPGERECPAGIVDVMPTVLAALGVPQQGAEGRVLEEAWGAAPAAVERLYDRARAGRFAQELQRLGYRDRVYLHEGARL; encoded by the coding sequence ATGGACGTGACAGGGGCCCGGCGGGCCGTGATCGTGGTGTTCGACGGGCTCAGGCCCGACATGGTGACACCGGAGCTGATGCCCGAGCTCGCAGGCTTCGCCGCCGGCGCCGCGTGGTTCCGCGAGGCGCGCTCGGTGTTTCCCTCCTACACGCGGGTGGCGACGACCAGCATCGCCACCGGCTCCTGGCCGCGGCGCCACGGCATCGTGGGCAACCAGTTCCACCAGCCGGGGCTGATTGCGGGCGGTCCGCTCGACACCTCGAACTACGCCCATCTGGAGGCCGCGGCCGTCGCCTGGCCCGGTGGGGCCGTGGGGGTGGAGGATCTCGGCACCAGCCTCGCGCGCGCCGGCAAGCGGCTCTCCATCGTGCACTGCGGCTCGGCCGGTTCGGCCTTCCTGCTCAACTCCCGGGTGCTGGAGAACGGCCACTGGACCTTCTCCATCCACGGCGAGGCGCATACCCGCACGCCCGGGGCGGTGCGGGCCTCCGTCGCCCGCCACGGCCCGCTGCCCGGGCCGGAGCTGCCGAAGATCGGCGCCGTGGAGCGTGCGGCACAGGTGGTCTGCGACACGGTTCTGGCCGAGCAGGCGCCGGACGTGGCCATCGTGTGGTTCCCGGAGCCGGACACCTCCTTCCACTATTGCCGCATCGGCTCGGAGGACTCGCGCCGCGCGCTCGCCGCCTGCGACACCGCCTTTGCCCGGATCCGCGCCGCGCTGGGGCCCGACACGCTGCTGATCGCCATGTCCGACCATGGCCAGATCACCGTGGACCGGGAGGTGGACCTCGGCGCCGCCCTGCGCGCCGCAGGCTTCCGCGCCTCCGACCGTCCGGGGGAGGGCGATGTCTTCGGCTACACCCGGGGGGCCGCGGGTGAGTTGCGCCTGCTCTCCGACCGCCCGGACCCCGCCGCCGTCTCGGACCTCGCGGCCTGGGCCATGGAGCAGGACTGGCTGGGCCTCCTCTTCTCCCGCGACGGCCTGCCCGGCACCCTGCCGCTTGCGGCGGTGATGGGCGACCACCCCCGTGCGCCCGATCTCGTCTACGCCTGCCGCTCCGACCGCACGCCCGACCCGGACGGCCTGCCCGGCCGCGGCGCCTTCACCGGCGGTGTGCCGCTGATGGGCGGCATGCATGGCGGGCTGAACCGGCATGAGCTCACCACCCTGCTGGCCCTCTCCGGCCCCGGCATCACGCCGGGTGAGCGGGAGTGCCCGGCCGGCATCGTGGACGTGATGCCCACCGTGCTCGCCGCGCTCGGCGTTCCCCAGCAGGGCGCCGAGGGCCGCGTGCTGGAAGAGGCCTGGGGGGCTGCCCCCGCCGCCGTCGAGCGGCTTTATGACCGTGCCCGCGCGGGCCGTTTCGCCCAGGAACTCCAGCGCCTGGGCTACCGGGACCGGGTGTATCTGCACGAGGGCGCCCGCCTCTGA
- a CDS encoding ABC transporter ATP-binding protein, with the protein MTALLCVRGLKRHFAIRRPGGLFGKPATLKAVDGLDFDIPAGRTLGLVGESGCGKSTTARLVLGLVPPGAGEVRFDGALVTARHDAAWRRQRRRMQMIYQDPLGALDRRMKVGEQIGEPIVIHEPALPAPERAARVADLMEQVGLGARMAERYPHELSGGQRQRVVIARALALDPALLVCDEPVSALDVSIQAQVLNLLDDLRARTGFAALFISHDLKVVRQMSDRVAVMYLGRIVEEGAPEEVFHRPLHPYTQALVSAIPVPGRKRARIVLEGDPPNPVDVPSGCPFHPRCPQAMAVCSREVPRLARDSGRSVACHLATAPAVQAAE; encoded by the coding sequence ATGACCGCGCTGCTCTGTGTGCGTGGCCTCAAGCGCCACTTCGCCATCCGCCGCCCCGGCGGCCTGTTCGGCAAACCCGCCACGCTGAAGGCCGTGGACGGGCTCGACTTCGACATTCCCGCCGGGCGGACGCTCGGGCTCGTCGGGGAATCGGGCTGCGGCAAGTCCACCACGGCGCGGCTGGTGCTCGGCCTCGTGCCGCCCGGCGCCGGCGAGGTGCGTTTCGACGGCGCCCTCGTGACCGCGCGCCATGACGCCGCCTGGCGCCGCCAGCGCCGGCGCATGCAGATGATCTACCAGGACCCGCTCGGCGCGCTGGACCGGCGGATGAAGGTGGGCGAGCAGATCGGCGAGCCCATCGTCATCCATGAGCCCGCCCTGCCCGCACCGGAGCGCGCCGCGCGCGTGGCCGACCTCATGGAGCAGGTGGGCCTCGGCGCGCGCATGGCCGAGCGCTACCCGCACGAGCTTTCCGGCGGCCAGCGCCAGCGGGTGGTCATCGCCCGCGCCCTTGCCCTCGACCCGGCCCTGCTGGTGTGCGACGAGCCGGTCTCCGCGCTCGACGTCTCCATCCAGGCGCAGGTGCTGAACCTGCTCGACGACCTGCGCGCCCGCACCGGCTTCGCCGCGCTGTTCATCAGCCATGACCTGAAGGTGGTCCGGCAGATGTCGGACCGGGTGGCGGTGATGTATCTCGGGCGGATCGTGGAGGAAGGCGCGCCGGAGGAGGTGTTCCACCGCCCGCTGCACCCCTACACGCAGGCCCTCGTCTCCGCGATCCCGGTGCCCGGGCGCAAGCGTGCGCGCATCGTGCTGGAGGGCGACCCCCCGAACCCGGTGGACGTTCCCTCGGGCTGCCCCTTCCACCCGCGCTGCCCGCAGGCCATGGCCGTCTGCAGCCGCGAGGTGCCGCGCCTGGCGCGCGATTCCGGGCGTTCCGTTGCCTGCCATCTCGCGACCGCGCCCGCGGTCCAAGCCGCGGAGTGA
- a CDS encoding ABC transporter substrate-binding protein, whose product MHLTRRTLGLALAASLMASTLLSSPILAQDRPHITVAVQQIVNAGALDVLREQSNVGARVFYSLFETLIDYDRQLPDLPRKPGLATSWKRIDDRTVELTLRQGVKFHNGDTMTADDVVFTFSPERFGTLPEQIEAQKSGAQLFTSTVAQITNGKVPPPEVAAVARRAWPNLDRVEKVDDMTVRFISEVPDPTLEGRISRYGAEILSKRAYEEAPTWADYARHPVGTGPYKVVEFKPDNVLVLAAHDDYWGGKPPIAELRFVVVPEVASRVNGLLSGEYDFITDVPPDQIALIDDEPKFDVVGGPITNHRLMVFDKNNGPMKDVKVRQAMTHAIDRDSIVEALWGNRTKVPAGLQWEYYGDMYLSDWKVPEYDMDLARKLVKDSSYNGEPIIMRVLNNYYTNQVSTAQINAESFRQIGLNVQIEMKENWQQIFDTESGPRMVRDWSNSAPFPDPVASIVNQHCQNGQQQQVGEWTNEEFNALCIRLETSTDLETRRAAFRRMLEIAEREDPAYTVLHQNAIFYGKRADIAWEPSALQSMDFRADNFAIVKPAN is encoded by the coding sequence ATGCACCTCACCCGCCGCACCCTCGGCCTCGCCCTTGCCGCGAGCCTCATGGCCAGCACGCTGCTGAGCTCCCCCATCCTTGCGCAGGACCGCCCGCACATCACCGTCGCGGTCCAGCAGATCGTGAATGCCGGCGCCCTGGACGTTCTGCGCGAGCAGTCCAACGTCGGCGCCCGCGTGTTCTACTCGCTGTTCGAGACGCTGATCGACTATGACCGCCAGCTGCCGGACCTGCCGCGCAAGCCCGGCCTCGCCACCTCCTGGAAGCGCATCGACGACCGGACGGTCGAGCTCACCCTGCGCCAGGGCGTGAAGTTCCACAACGGCGACACGATGACCGCCGACGACGTGGTGTTCACCTTCTCGCCGGAGCGCTTCGGCACCCTGCCCGAGCAGATCGAGGCCCAGAAATCCGGCGCGCAGCTGTTCACCTCCACCGTCGCGCAGATCACCAACGGCAAGGTGCCGCCGCCGGAAGTGGCCGCCGTGGCCCGCCGCGCCTGGCCGAACCTCGACCGGGTGGAGAAGGTGGACGACATGACCGTGCGCTTCATCTCCGAAGTGCCGGACCCCACGCTGGAGGGCCGCATCTCGCGCTACGGCGCCGAGATCCTCTCGAAACGCGCCTATGAGGAAGCCCCGACCTGGGCCGATTACGCCCGCCACCCGGTCGGCACCGGCCCCTACAAGGTGGTGGAGTTCAAGCCCGACAACGTGCTCGTGCTCGCCGCGCATGACGACTACTGGGGCGGGAAGCCGCCGATCGCGGAGCTGCGCTTCGTGGTGGTGCCGGAGGTGGCGAGCCGGGTGAACGGCCTGCTCTCGGGCGAGTATGACTTCATCACCGACGTGCCGCCGGACCAGATCGCCCTCATCGACGACGAGCCGAAGTTCGACGTGGTCGGCGGCCCGATCACCAACCACCGCCTGATGGTGTTCGACAAGAACAACGGCCCGATGAAGGACGTGAAGGTTCGCCAGGCGATGACCCACGCCATCGACCGGGACTCCATCGTCGAGGCGCTCTGGGGCAACCGCACCAAGGTGCCGGCCGGCCTGCAGTGGGAATACTACGGCGACATGTACCTGTCGGACTGGAAAGTGCCCGAGTACGACATGGACCTGGCCCGCAAGCTGGTGAAGGACTCCAGCTACAACGGCGAGCCGATCATCATGCGCGTGCTCAACAACTACTACACCAACCAGGTGTCCACCGCGCAGATCAACGCCGAATCCTTCCGCCAGATCGGCCTCAACGTGCAGATCGAGATGAAGGAGAACTGGCAGCAGATCTTCGACACCGAGAGCGGGCCGCGCATGGTGCGCGACTGGTCGAACTCCGCGCCCTTCCCGGACCCGGTGGCCTCCATCGTCAACCAGCACTGCCAGAACGGCCAGCAGCAGCAGGTCGGCGAATGGACGAACGAGGAGTTCAACGCGCTCTGCATCCGGCTCGAGACCTCGACCGACCTCGAAACCCGCCGGGCCGCCTTCCGCCGGATGCTCGAGATCGCCGAGCGCGAGGACCCCGCCTACACGGTGCTGCACCAGAACGCGATCTTCTACGGCAAGCGGGCCGACATCGCCTGGGAGCCCTCCGCGCTGCAGTCGATGGACTTCCGGGCCGACAATTTCGCCATCGTGAAGCCCGCGAACTGA
- a CDS encoding ADP-ribosylation/crystallin J1, with protein MNATRDTLTLWRPVGPEELALIRESGMRAFPPRLPEQPIFYPVTTEEYAVKIARDWNVKASGSGFVTRFEVRRSFLAGYTVQAVGGVAHREYWIPAGDLPAFNDAIAGEIEVVREFR; from the coding sequence ATGAACGCGACACGCGACACCCTCACCCTGTGGCGGCCCGTGGGGCCGGAAGAACTCGCCCTCATCCGCGAGAGCGGCATGCGGGCCTTTCCGCCGCGCCTGCCCGAGCAGCCGATCTTCTACCCCGTCACCACCGAGGAATACGCGGTGAAGATCGCGCGGGACTGGAACGTGAAGGCCAGCGGCAGCGGCTTCGTCACCCGCTTCGAGGTGCGGCGCAGCTTCCTCGCCGGCTACACGGTGCAGGCGGTGGGCGGCGTCGCGCACCGCGAATACTGGATCCCGGCCGGGGACCTCCCCGCCTTCAACGACGCGATCGCGGGCGAGATCGAGGTGGTTCGCGAATTCCGCTGA
- a CDS encoding ABC transporter ATP-binding protein, with protein MTEHFDELKPLVSLRGLTVDFDTGRRFVRALHGVDLDVHRGETLGIVGESGCGKSITWLAATGLLDARARIRGSVKLAGEEILNAPARRLARLRGGRIALIFQDPSSALNPVHRIGRQIGEALWLHRGLRGKDARREATRLLERVGISNPAQRLRDYPHELSGGMNQRVMIAMALAGEPELLIADEPTTALDATIQAQILDLLGDLRRETGMAMVLISHDLGVVSDICDRVAVMYCGRVIETAGATRLFSAPAHPYSIGLMRALPVIDGPRVRLDAIPGTVPAPDALPPGCTFAPRCAFADDACSGTLPGLRPVPGGDHRAACLRIEAVRRGALPPEGRVEHAREVPA; from the coding sequence ATGACCGAGCATTTCGATGAGCTCAAACCCCTCGTGAGCCTGCGCGGGCTCACGGTGGATTTCGACACCGGCCGCCGCTTCGTGCGCGCGCTGCACGGGGTGGACCTCGACGTGCACCGCGGCGAAACCCTCGGAATCGTGGGGGAATCCGGCTGCGGAAAGTCGATCACCTGGCTCGCGGCCACCGGCCTGCTCGACGCCCGCGCGCGGATTCGCGGCTCGGTGAAGCTCGCGGGCGAGGAGATCCTGAACGCGCCGGCAAGGCGCCTCGCCCGGCTGCGCGGCGGGCGCATCGCGCTCATCTTCCAGGACCCGTCCTCGGCGCTGAACCCGGTGCACCGCATCGGCCGGCAGATCGGCGAGGCCCTGTGGCTGCACCGCGGGCTGCGCGGCAAGGACGCCCGCCGCGAGGCCACCCGCCTGCTGGAGCGCGTCGGCATCTCCAACCCCGCCCAGCGCCTGCGCGACTACCCGCACGAGCTTTCCGGCGGCATGAACCAGCGCGTGATGATCGCCATGGCGCTGGCGGGCGAGCCCGAGCTGCTGATCGCGGACGAGCCGACAACCGCGCTCGACGCCACGATCCAGGCGCAGATCCTCGATCTGCTGGGCGACCTGCGCCGCGAGACCGGCATGGCGATGGTGCTGATCTCCCATGACCTCGGCGTGGTCTCCGACATCTGTGACCGCGTGGCGGTGATGTATTGCGGCCGGGTGATCGAGACCGCCGGCGCGACGCGGCTGTTCTCCGCCCCGGCGCATCCCTATTCCATCGGGCTGATGCGGGCCCTTCCGGTGATCGACGGCCCGCGCGTGCGGCTGGACGCCATCCCCGGCACGGTGCCCGCGCCGGATGCGCTGCCCCCGGGCTGCACCTTCGCGCCGCGCTGCGCCTTCGCCGACGATGCCTGCTCCGGCACCCTGCCGGGCCTGCGCCCGGTGCCCGGCGGCGACCACCGCGCCGCCTGCCTGCGCATCGAGGCCGTGCGCCGCGGCGCCCTGCCGCCCGAGGGACGGGTGGAACATGCCCGCGAGGTGCCCGCATGA
- a CDS encoding ABC transporter permease, translated as MMRYFLSRLLRALVTVALIVSAAFVVLRLSGDPAIAILGPEAPPEAFEAFRAAWGLDQPLWVQYLRYFSAIAHGDLGLSMRDGRPALDLVLERVPDTLLITLPALLLNMLIGIPAGIWAALHRNTVIDRAIMTVSVMGFTVPSFVMGLVLALIFAVRLRWLPSGGSDTLWHAVLPIVTMGVIGAAVIARFTRSAMLETLGQPYIRTASAKGLLWHQVIIRHALPNAAIPTLTIIGFMVGSLVAGAVVVESIFSWPGVGRLLVTAVANRDLAVVQVILLLIGFTMVGANLVVDMAYGWVDPRLRTGRAAKPA; from the coding sequence ATGATGCGCTATTTCCTCTCCCGCCTGCTGCGCGCCCTGGTGACCGTGGCACTGATCGTCTCGGCGGCCTTCGTGGTGCTGCGCCTGTCCGGCGACCCGGCCATCGCGATCCTCGGACCCGAGGCGCCGCCGGAGGCCTTCGAGGCCTTCCGCGCCGCCTGGGGCCTCGACCAGCCGCTGTGGGTCCAGTATCTGCGCTATTTCTCGGCCATCGCCCACGGCGACCTCGGCCTGTCGATGCGTGACGGCCGCCCGGCGCTGGACCTGGTGCTGGAGCGGGTGCCCGACACGCTGCTCATCACCCTGCCGGCGCTGCTGCTGAACATGCTCATCGGCATCCCCGCCGGCATCTGGGCAGCGCTTCACCGCAACACGGTGATCGACCGGGCGATCATGACCGTCTCGGTGATGGGCTTCACCGTGCCGAGCTTCGTGATGGGGCTGGTGCTGGCGCTGATCTTCGCGGTGCGGCTGCGCTGGCTGCCCTCCGGCGGCTCGGACACGCTGTGGCACGCGGTGCTGCCCATCGTCACCATGGGGGTGATCGGGGCGGCGGTGATCGCGCGGTTCACCCGCTCGGCCATGCTGGAGACGCTGGGCCAGCCCTATATCCGCACCGCCTCGGCCAAGGGGCTGCTGTGGCACCAGGTGATCATCCGCCACGCCCTGCCGAATGCCGCCATTCCCACGCTCACCATCATCGGCTTCATGGTGGGCAGCCTGGTGGCCGGCGCGGTGGTGGTGGAGAGCATCTTCTCCTGGCCCGGGGTGGGGCGTCTGCTGGTCACCGCCGTGGCGAACCGGGACCTCGCGGTGGTGCAGGTCATCCTGCTGCTGATCGGCTTCACCATGGTGGGCGCCAATCTCGTCGTGGACATGGCCTACGGCTGGGTGGACCCGCGCCTGCGCACGG
- a CDS encoding aspartate/glutamate racemase family protein yields MRLLLVNPNTTVSMTEKAAEAARGAAPAGVEILARTSLSGPASIQGAEDGAAALPGLFAALRAGAAEGADAAIIACFDDTGLAEARALFPGPVLGIGQAAFHAAALSGHRFSVVTTLSVSIPVIEENLEAYGLAALCARVRASEVPVLALEELGGAAEAQVSAEIGRAVAEDGAGAIVLGCAGMADLADRLSAAHGVPVIDGVRAAVRLAHAMVGLGNGTG; encoded by the coding sequence ATGCGCCTCCTGCTGGTCAACCCGAACACCACCGTCTCGATGACCGAGAAGGCGGCGGAGGCGGCGCGGGGCGCGGCGCCTGCCGGGGTCGAGATCCTCGCACGCACCTCGCTCTCCGGTCCGGCCTCGATCCAGGGGGCCGAGGATGGGGCCGCCGCCCTGCCCGGGCTCTTCGCCGCCCTGCGCGCCGGCGCCGCCGAGGGGGCGGATGCCGCGATCATCGCCTGTTTCGACGACACCGGCCTTGCCGAGGCGCGGGCGCTCTTCCCCGGCCCCGTGCTCGGCATCGGCCAGGCCGCCTTCCATGCCGCGGCGCTCTCCGGGCACCGGTTCTCGGTGGTCACCACCCTCTCGGTCTCGATCCCGGTGATCGAGGAGAACCTCGAGGCCTACGGGCTCGCCGCGCTCTGCGCCCGGGTGCGGGCGAGCGAGGTGCCGGTCCTCGCGCTCGAGGAGCTCGGCGGCGCTGCCGAGGCGCAGGTGAGCGCCGAGATCGGCCGCGCGGTGGCCGAGGATGGCGCCGGCGCCATCGTGCTCGGCTGCGCCGGGATGGCCGACCTCGCGGACCGTCTCTCCGCCGCCCATGGCGTGCCGGTGATCGACGGCGTGCGCGCCGCCGTGCGCCTCGCGCATGCAATGGTGGGGCTGGGGAACGGGACAGGCTGA